Below is a genomic region from Spartinivicinus marinus.
GGTAGTGAAGGATTTTTAGAACACTTGAAAAAAGTATTAACTATAACTGGTTTGCCACCCCACTTATTAGTATTAGAGGTAACTGAGGATTTAACTATTGATGACTCCACTAGTGCAATTGAAATGTTGCATAAGATTCGTGAGTTGGGAGTAAAACTGGCCTTAGATGATTTTGGTACTGGTTACTCTTCTCTTTCTTATTTGAAACGACTACCTGCCTCAAAATTAAAAATAGATCAGAGCTTTACCCGGGATATGTTAATTGACCCTGATGACAAAGCGATAGTTTCAACCATTATATCTATTGCTAAAGAATTAAAACTTGAAGTAGTGGCGGAGGGGGTTGAACAGCTAGAGCATGCTGAAACACTGATTCACATGGGTTGTGAGCAAGCTCAGGGTTTTTACTTTATGAAACCTCAAGCCTCTTTAAGAAAAGCAATGTTAATGGAACTGCCTGTTCAACTTAAAAAAGTACAAAATAACTAAGTTTTATTTATTGTGCTTCTTGACTAAGTTTTAATACTTCAGAGTAACTCATTGAAATATACTTTCGATAAATTATATCCATTATTCCTTCTTTTATCATAACTTTTATAGCTTCATCAAACTGTTTAACCAAATGAGAATTTTTTGGGGAAAATGCAAGATAAAGATTAGTTGAATCAACAACAGGCTTTAAAAGCTTAATTTCTATTCCTACTTTTTTGGATAGTATTGGGGCACTGAATACATCAATCAAGGCATAATTATAGCGTTTTAACTGCAAAGCCTGTAGTACCTTTTCATCACTAGCAAAGTCAACTCTTTTCCAGCCAGTGAATGCAGCAATCTTTTTGGTGTAGTCGTAGGCAGTGACCATTGCAACAGACTTTCCAGTGATGCTATCCCAGGAAAATTTATCCTGGGGAAAATCGTTACGGACATAAATGCCTAGTGGATAAACACTAGTGGGGGTATCTGCCACAATATAGGGAGGAAGGTTTGCGTTATCGATGACAGCATCATAATAACCATCTTCAACGTCTTTTAAGCAGCGAGCCCAAGGTAGTTGGTCTGCGGTAAATTTCATCTCCATGCGCGGAAATGCTTCTTTATAAACGTCAATAGATATACCTTTGACCAGCCGATTATTTTCACCATAAGTGAAAGGGGGCCATTCGACACCACAGAGTTTGAGTTCTTTTGCCCATAAGTTGAAGCTGGCCAATAAAGA
It encodes:
- a CDS encoding substrate-binding periplasmic protein; amino-acid sequence: MSIQYILIIISLLASFNLWAKELKLCGVEWPPFTYGENNRLVKGISIDVYKEAFPRMEMKFTADQLPWARCLKDVEDGYYDAVIDNANLPPYIVADTPTSVYPLGIYVRNDFPQDKFSWDSITGKSVAMVTAYDYTKKIAAFTGWKRVDFASDEKVLQALQLKRYNYALIDVFSAPILSKKVGIEIKLLKPVVDSTNLYLAFSPKNSHLVKQFDEAIKVMIKEGIMDIIYRKYISMSYSEVLKLSQEAQ